Proteins found in one Magnolia sinica isolate HGM2019 chromosome 5, MsV1, whole genome shotgun sequence genomic segment:
- the LOC131247287 gene encoding vegetative cell wall protein gp1, with protein MMKLIRLFSSLPLLLLLSADLTTSASAPAPAPGPIYHSAVSPPESPGPIYHPAVSPPESPAHGSPRLPPSPVPEPASPANVPPRLPPSPVPEPPSPANVPPPPPPSPGSSGNSNARDGGGGMTAGQKAGVAIGVIAAAGVVGLGGFVYKKRRANIRRSRYGYAARRPQL; from the coding sequence ATGATGAAACTGATCAGACTCTTCTCTTCTCTGCCATTGCTGCTTCTTCTATCTGCAGATCTTACCACATCTGCAAGCGCGCCTGCTCCAGCTCCTGGGCCTATATATCATTCGGCGGTATCTCCTCCAGAGTCTCCTGGGCCTATATATCATCCGGCGGTATCTCCTCCAGAGTCTCCGGCTCATGGATCTCCTCGTCTGCCCCCGTCGCCTGTGCCGGAACCTGCCTCGCCGGCGAATGTTCCTCCTCGTCTGCCCCCGTCGCCTGTGCCGGAGCCTCCCTCGCCGGCGAATGTTCCTCCTCCCCCGCCCCCGTCGCCCGGCAGCAGTGGCAACAGCAACGCGAGAGACGGAGGCGGCGGAATGACGGCCGGACAGAAGGCAGGGGTCGCGATCGGAGTTATCGCCGCTGCAGGGGTCGTTGGATTAGGAGGGTTTGTATATAAGAAGCGGCGCGCGAATATCCGGCGGTCTCGGTACGGATATGCAGCGAGGCGGCCCCAACTCTGA